From the Lathyrus oleraceus cultivar Zhongwan6 chromosome 4, CAAS_Psat_ZW6_1.0, whole genome shotgun sequence genome, one window contains:
- the LOC127137898 gene encoding uncharacterized protein LOC127137898, with the protein MVIDIPAKESITASLVCLQCPLTIYGKNFGVDLVCLPLSHLDVILGMNWLEFNHIHINCYDKIVLFPEYVEEEVSKFMSANQLEELMKDEAQVFTMFASLKLESKAIIDELPVMCQFPDVFPDDIIDLPP; encoded by the coding sequence ATGGTTATTGATATTCCAGCTAAGGAGTCGATAACTGCTTCTTTGGTTTGTTTGCAATGCCCTTTGACGATTTACGGTAAGAACTTTGGTGTTGACTTAGTTTGCTTACCGCTAAGTCATCTTGATGTTATTTTGGGAATGAATTGGTTGGAATTCAACCATATTCATATCAACTGTTATGACAAGATTGTGTTATTTCCTGAGTATGTGGAAGAGGAAGTTTCCAAGTTCATGTCTGCTAATCAATTGGAAGAGCTAATGAAAGATGAAGCCCAAGTATTCACGATGTTTGCATCTTTGAAGTTAGAGAGTAAAGCAATAATTGATGAGCTACCAGTAATGTGTCAATTTCCAGATGTATTTCCAGACGATATTATTGATCTTCCACCATAA